The DNA sequence ATGTTTTCTTTGTTAATCACCTTGCACCAAATATCACTTGTATATGTGCAATTCAATTCATTTGGTGCCATAATTCGTCTTGACTTTATTTGTATCCTTTGACtctaaaaaattgaatatttatatgaCTCCAATATTTCTTAGAACAAATGTTGACGTTGATTGAATTGATCAATTTGTTTGATTGACAAATACGACGAACAACTTCGTACGTGTTGACCTTTAGTGCACTGGTCTAATTAACAAACTACAAACACTGAAATCGAACTTCATACCTTCTTCGTCAACTAGCATTGATCAGTCTAACCAATGTAAGAAATGTTGTTGATTATCCTCACATGGGGGTAGGGGCTCGTCCTTACACATTAAATATGGTCACTGCTATATCAAACGACTCCTTTCATGATAtgaaaagtagcggttagtaTCACCTCCGACAGTAATGTCAAATCCATGATGCACTTGGATTAGGAGTTAGGTATCATGACTAGTTCTTAGCGGAGTAGGACTCTCcttctgagaatttgaaaccGTCTTGACGAAAGACTCTCGAAGACCTTAGAAGACTAGTAAATAAGCCATTGGTTGTGGACTTATCTCAAGGAGGCCTATTTCTATTTGAGTTAGGTTTCCCAAATTTTTAGAACTACGTCTGACTTGAtccttataaatatattatatgtaggCAAATTAAAAGGATACCCAGAGTTGAGAGCGAGAGACCAACCAAATATCCTTTTAATTTCGGTCATTTTAAACACATTTAATCATCATAACCCGACAAATTTCTGTCAAACCACCACCGCGATACACTTTTGTTCTCGCAGTaattgttgattaccaaattcctatATTAACAAAGGATAACACttcttttctaaaaatatatatatatatactagagCAAACATAGGAGTATGACTGCATATGGGGACGCCCGGACGGGTGTAGGATTATTCTTACCTATTTAAAAGCATGAAATCTTTTTGTTATATTACAGCAGACAGAATGATACATTATTTTGGTCAAAGTGAAGTGATTGCATGTTGATCAGCAATCCTTTGTACGTACTCTGACACGCAATGAaacaaatataaagaaaatttcACAACAATAGCAATTTATCATCTCTTTCTCTGGAAGGAAAACACATGTAAATCTACAACGTCACTTTGATGAATGTCAAGAATTCTTCACGCTTCTTAAGCTGCTTTCGCTTGctgcaaaaaatgaaaaaagttgaattatatgatattcacTTTAACAGTCCAACATTTGACTCTAAGCGCGAACACCTTGTTCAGGACTTGAAACATGCAAAGTTCTTGTAATATTGTACGAAGTTGACACTTGGACATGTATCACGTTGGACAGTTCCGACCAATTAGATAAGTGACAACCAAAAAGCACCAAAGGGTGTTAAAACTGAACACTTGAATTTGTTTGATTTATTTAGGTGATCAAATCCTAATAAACTGATGTTAGAGTAACTAATTtgatttagaattttaaaactaaGCTGAGTCTAACTTACTCGTTTCTTTTCTTCGATCCCGGCCTTAATGAATGAGTACATTGCCACTCCAGCAATTGCTATGGCTGTTCCAATTGCTGTTTGTGTCGAAATCTTGTTACCTGTGGAGATTGATGCATTGTTAGTTGTGAATGTGATATAGTTTTGGGAAAAATGAAACGAAAAACACGAAGttgcaagaaaaagaaatagACATTACCGAACACCACAATTGAGAAGCCAATAACAAACACACGTTTCAACACATTGCCAACTGCATGTGTAAGGGGTGCCACCCTTTCGAGGGTGTTGGTTGCCAACTGTGAAACAGATAAAGAGAAATTTGTGAGCATGGCATAATAATCTATGTTGCTATTGTGTCCGAGAACAGTTAACTGTCAGGAACAGAGGGAGCATAAATCAGTATGAAGGGAGGCAAATCATAATACCTGATTGTAGAGATGGTAAAACATTCCCACCCAAAATAGATCTGTGACGAATTTTGTAAGGCCTACTTTAGCAATAGCATCTGAAAAACCAGTCTTAAGAAGTACAGGGCCTTCGATCTAGACAACCAAATATCTAGAATCAGAAATTTGTAGAATAGGAATGACTATTGACTATCATTCTCAATTCTCCAAGAAAACTTTGCTTACAATAAGGGCCGGTGGTATACAGACAATGAGCGCGATGATGGAAATGTAGGCGTACAAGTTAGTACTGTCCATGTCAGTCTGCAATAGAAACAGCAGCCATGAGAAAAAATGGCTTCAAATCATCTACACATAAAGAATCTATAagctttattttgaaaataaccATGGCTTTCTTTGAGTATATGCTCCTGTAAGTGAAGGAAATGTTCGAAATCATAGCACTGATGAAGCCCAACCAATTAAAGGACAGTTCCGTCAGTGATGCCATCGACACACCTGCATTCAGTGCAGAGTAAAATCATGTAGCAATATTGTAGCTCTCTGATAGCTCATATTTATTCAGGCCCAAAATAACACTACTTCTTTGGTTGTGTAGCTTCTAACATGACACTTGTTTTTGGATAATTATATTGGGTGGCCTTGTTTACTTTTATATATCCTTTTGTGCTGTTGATTATAATGGTCATTGTATGTTATTTGcaccttttcttttttattttttaaactagTTTTCGACGAAACAAAGAGCAAAAAGAGAAAATTATATGGATTTGATTCTTCTTGTGTTTTCTCAGTGACGAACTTGATTAAAGATTTAGCACGagcaattttaaattttagaaaaatacacAACTTTTTCATTTAGCTCTCCACTACATGAAATGGCATTCAGCCAAAaacaagaatatatattaatgaccTTTTGCCTAATCCCGGGCTGGACTGTCTAGTTTCAGGCTTGACTTTCTAGTTTGTAATTACCATATGTGATGCTTAATTAGTGGACCAGTTGTAAGTTGGGCTTTTCCATTACTTAAACGATACAGTTAATAGGtagaagaaataaaataaattaaaagtaacGACTAGATCAACACAGAGCATAGTTGAAGTTCATTCTTTCCTAAGAAGTTTTTCGAGCCAAAAAAAGCAAAAGGGGCGGGGGGCATACCAAGTACCACAGGAGCCAGTGATAACCAAAGAGTTATGGGAATTGACTGTCCAAGTATGAACTGAGAAGCAGCAGCATTAAAGAAAGGCTCCAGAGCTGATTCAGAAAATATAATGATCATATTAAATTTGAACAGATGTTGTGTAGGAATGCATAGCTATTCCTTATTGGGAAAAGCATATCAGCTCCATGTGTTACATAAATTCACTTACCTTTGATTGTATGAGTAAACGACACAGCAACTGCTGCAAATGAAATGTTGCTGGTCACATGACCTAAAGCATGGCATACGGCAACTGGGATAAGCAACTTCAGGAGGTCTGCATCAATAGGCTAAAAGAATTCACCAGCAACAAAAAACTTACATGTCAGTACATTACAAGTCTGCAAATATCATCATATCATACATTTGCATACTTCAAACTTTATAAATGGCAGAATCATGTAGTCAACATTCCATATAGGAAACGACCCATATCTTTGGATAACTAATATGGGTTATGAATATCTTACAACTTGGGTTTCTGATTATTCAAGATATAATCCTGTTAAATAATGATCCAATTAAGGTCCCCGCTTAAAACCTCAAGGTTTTTGGGGAGTTGGTTACCTAACCCAACCCGCTCTCTAAATTTTCCATCAACTCCAATTTCTTGGTACACATCATTGTGATTCTTCGAAAGtgaaaataacttaaaatttgCCTTAGCATCATATCATATTATGCTAAATGACATTGAAAACACCTTGGGATAATACTACATTCTTTATGGCATCAAGTCCTTTTTAACAGCCTTTAAAAGATAATGTGCATTATGTAGATATTAAGAAGTGGGCTAAATACATTCAGTTTCTATCAGGATcacaatttttattaaatttcagcAAGAAATATGACACGATAAATTTAACAATGCAAGTTAGTTTGCCAAGGAATTTTTACTGCAGCGATATATATTTCCACAAGTTAACAATTTCTGACAGCCCACGTAGAAGTTGAAGACCATAAAGTTGAAATAATGCACTTACAGCCCTCTTAGGTAGACCCACAGTCCAGCTCCCCAAACAGTACACCACACCAACAGCCAGATGAATAACAGACACAAAGCTGCCCAGAAAACAAGAATTTCCATTACCACATTTCCTCATCTACGCCTCATACAAACACCAAAATTTCTATCCAGCACTTTCGGACGTTTAAATCATGATATTTGAAGCTGATTATTAAAAgcgaataaaattttgatattgatttataattagtttCATTGTTATCTTCGTTATTGAACGGAAATCTCATGATCCAAAGTTCCAAACAGCTCCCGTGGTATAGTGTAGTGTATACTTAAACGCAGAAAACGTGTTAGCTAGACAAGTGCATTGAAATACGTACTAAGGATAAGGAAAGTAATTGTAGATCTTCTTGTTCAGTATGTTGAAGATCACATTGAGAAAATACCTGCACAAATTAAAATAACCACCACCAGTTAaacatttatattcaaaatttaacgAATCACACAAATCTCGATAAACATTGTGCTGTAAAACTTAAGAACTACTATTAGTTTTGCTTCAATGTTACCCTATCATACTTAATCTTATTCACAAAACATGGCTAATGCAATACTTTAATAACGAATATCATTTAGTTTTTATTGAGAGAAAAACTCTTAAATAAGTTACTGAACTATATTTTACGGTTAAAGCGCTCTCTCGTCCCCGATATATACTACTTAGAGGAACCAAGGGAGTAATATTAGGACAAAATTATCGAATTCCGACAGAAACTCACCacatgaagaaaaagaagccagtGACAAGTGCAGGATACTTCTGGAAGAACCCAACCGGAGCCATAGCCTCCCTGCACACGTCACCAAAATCCTGGTCagccaaaacaaaaacaaatacatTCCGAGCCCCGGGCCCGGACTCGAGCCAGTCCGGGCCCGGGGCTCATTCAAACCAAGCAAACCAACCTCACCCGCTGGAATCACTAGACGAAGCAGCGCTAGCAAGCACTGACTTGAGATTTCTTGCGGGAGAAGTTTCAAGCAGCACAGCCGGACGAAGCTGCCTCCCCCATAACAGGTTCCCGCCGGCACTCACCGCCGTGTTCGGCGTCGCGGCGGCGAAGGTGACGGTGGCGTTGAGTCTACTTGCTTGAGGCCTGAGCCGTGGGAGCCCAGAGATTGTGGCTGAACCAGAGAGAACTCGTGACTCCATTGTGTGTAGGTTTAGAGAGAGAGTGGTGTGAGagagtatattattttattgtgtgTAGAGGGAGAGTGTGTAGTTGAATTAACGTGCGCTGGGAAGGCTATCATGAGCCGGAGAAGGGTATATTATTGTAGGGAAATCTAGTTGTGTGTGTGGTGGAAATGGAACAGAAGCTAAAAGAGTACACATTGATATATTTTTCAACATATATTGCCAGTTTAGTTTAGATCAGGTGTGAGTTGTAAGTATAGATCATGTAGATTGTGATTTAGATTAATTTATACTAAGATGTCGTCTTCATCGCGGTTAAGGTGTTCGATTTATGATCATGAAAACTCTTAAAATCGGAATGTCGAATTCAAATATTACCGCGGTTAAGGTGAGTGCATTATAAGAATAAAAAATCTGTATTCCTTAATTgacttataattaaaaaaaaaactatatttcTTATTAACAAGAGAAATATGTGAGAATGAAATGCGTGATACCTCAAATATCAATATCAAATTCCGGtatttagcaaaaataaaataaaaaatatcaaattccgGTTatcacaatttatttatttatttttcatatcaattaacAT is a window from the Daucus carota subsp. sativus chromosome 8, DH1 v3.0, whole genome shotgun sequence genome containing:
- the LOC108199757 gene encoding triose phosphate/phosphate translocator, chloroplastic, translating into MESRVLSGSATISGLPRLRPQASRLNATVTFAAATPNTAVSAGGNLLWGRQLRPAVLLETSPARNLKSVLASAASSSDSSGEAMAPVGFFQKYPALVTGFFFFMWYFLNVIFNILNKKIYNYFPYPYFVSVIHLAVGVVYCLGSWTVGLPKRAPIDADLLKLLIPVAVCHALGHVTSNISFAAVAVSFTHTIKALEPFFNAAASQFILGQSIPITLWLSLAPVVLGVSMASLTELSFNWLGFISAMISNISFTYRSIYSKKAMTDMDSTNLYAYISIIALIVCIPPALIIEGPVLLKTGFSDAIAKVGLTKFVTDLFWVGMFYHLYNQLATNTLERVAPLTHAVGNVLKRVFVIGFSIVVFGNKISTQTAIGTAIAIAGVAMYSFIKAGIEEKKRQAKAA